In a genomic window of Mycolicibacterium neoaurum VKM Ac-1815D:
- a CDS encoding propanediol/glycerol family dehydratase large subunit, with product MNSPEPEPDHRLGRIRLLDEQRVNLDGFAEPDPALGMISHLSPNDPEPSWIVADDGTVLEMDSTPAADFDAIDEFVVRYAIDHTQAPVSMAMSEVELARLIVDSSVPRADVLTVCSGLTPAKMARVVAGLHPVEIQMAMMKMRARRTPANQAHVTNRLDDPLLIAADAATAVVYGFRELEATVPVLDDAPAVAVGLLIGSQVPAPGALTQCSVEEARELELGVRGLVSYAETVSVYGTEQVFTDGDDTPWSKAFLTSSYASRGIKMRLSSGAGSEVLMGAAEGKSMNYLESRCVALAKGIGAQGVQNGGVDGAAITASVPGGVKELHAENLMVMLRGLESCSGNDSLMSESTMRRTSRTLPTLLSGSDFIFSGFGSIVSYDNMFGPSNFNADDLDDYLVMQRDWGVDGGLRSCDPTTLEAMRRQAAEATRAVFEYLGLADFDDDHVEAVVAAAGSKNLPQTDGVQVLSAARMIDQSGLTVLDIVTALAETGFTELADRVLGMAKARVNGDYLQTAAIFDEQMNVLSALEDPNDYRGPGTGYRPTPERQAQIDAVRQARSVTDLVREQATFAEPDRLRILGPADFGTDPREVVVGVSPAFGTKLFCTLSGMTIYEALEQILAGLEEEKCVPRVVRIADSIDLGMIGKSAAGLSGSGIGVGLQAKGTTLIHRRDLPPLANLELLSVAPLISPEMYRIIGINAGRHAKGATPSPMRNAYTDEAITARYHTKVVSMVAIERAESLALDGGERRRNIDMEFTR from the coding sequence CGTGCTGGAGATGGACTCCACCCCCGCCGCCGATTTCGACGCCATCGACGAGTTCGTCGTGCGCTATGCCATCGACCACACCCAGGCGCCGGTGTCGATGGCGATGTCGGAGGTCGAACTCGCCCGCCTCATCGTCGATTCCAGCGTGCCGCGCGCCGACGTGCTCACGGTGTGCTCGGGGCTGACGCCGGCCAAGATGGCCCGGGTGGTGGCCGGGTTGCATCCGGTCGAGATCCAGATGGCCATGATGAAGATGCGCGCCCGACGCACCCCGGCCAACCAGGCGCATGTCACCAATCGGCTCGATGATCCGCTGCTGATCGCCGCCGACGCGGCGACCGCGGTGGTGTACGGCTTCCGCGAGCTGGAGGCCACCGTCCCCGTCCTCGACGACGCGCCCGCGGTGGCCGTCGGGTTGCTGATCGGCTCGCAGGTGCCCGCCCCCGGTGCGTTGACCCAGTGCTCGGTCGAAGAGGCCCGCGAGCTGGAACTCGGTGTGCGCGGGCTCGTTTCGTATGCCGAAACCGTCTCGGTCTACGGCACCGAGCAGGTGTTCACCGATGGTGACGACACCCCGTGGTCCAAGGCGTTCCTGACGTCGTCCTACGCCTCGCGCGGTATCAAGATGCGGTTGTCCAGCGGCGCGGGCTCGGAGGTGCTGATGGGGGCGGCCGAGGGCAAGTCGATGAACTATCTGGAGTCCCGCTGTGTCGCGTTGGCCAAGGGGATCGGCGCCCAGGGTGTCCAGAACGGTGGCGTGGACGGCGCGGCGATCACCGCATCGGTGCCCGGTGGGGTCAAGGAGTTGCACGCCGAGAACCTGATGGTCATGTTGCGCGGGCTGGAATCGTGCAGCGGTAACGACTCGCTGATGAGCGAGTCGACCATGCGCCGGACCAGTCGCACGCTGCCGACCCTGTTGTCCGGATCGGATTTCATCTTCTCCGGGTTCGGCTCGATCGTGTCCTACGACAACATGTTCGGCCCATCCAACTTCAACGCCGACGACCTCGACGACTACCTGGTGATGCAACGCGACTGGGGCGTGGACGGCGGCCTGCGATCGTGCGACCCGACGACGCTGGAGGCCATGCGCCGCCAGGCCGCCGAGGCCACCCGCGCGGTGTTCGAGTATCTGGGACTTGCCGATTTCGACGATGATCACGTCGAAGCCGTTGTCGCCGCGGCAGGTTCGAAGAACCTCCCGCAGACCGACGGGGTGCAGGTGCTCAGTGCCGCCCGGATGATCGACCAGTCGGGTCTGACGGTGCTCGACATCGTCACCGCGCTCGCCGAGACCGGATTCACCGAGTTGGCCGACCGGGTGCTGGGCATGGCAAAGGCCCGGGTCAACGGTGACTATCTGCAGACCGCCGCGATCTTCGACGAGCAGATGAATGTGCTTTCCGCACTGGAAGATCCGAACGATTACCGCGGCCCCGGCACGGGCTACCGGCCGACCCCGGAACGACAGGCGCAGATCGACGCGGTGCGTCAGGCCCGGTCGGTGACCGACCTGGTGCGTGAGCAGGCGACCTTCGCCGAGCCCGACCGGCTGCGGATCCTCGGACCGGCGGACTTCGGCACCGATCCGCGCGAGGTGGTGGTCGGTGTGTCACCGGCGTTCGGCACAAAGCTGTTCTGCACGCTGTCCGGGATGACGATCTATGAGGCCCTCGAACAGATCCTGGCCGGGCTGGAAGAGGAGAAGTGCGTGCCGCGGGTGGTGCGCATCGCCGACAGCATCGACCTCGGGATGATCGGCAAGTCGGCGGCCGGCCTGTCCGGATCGGGTATCGGGGTGGGGTTACAGGCCAAGGGCACCACGCTGATCCACCGTCGCGACCTGCCGCCGCTGGCCAATCTGGAACTGCTCAGCGTGGCCCCGCTGATCTCACCGGAGATGTACCGGATCATCGGTATCAACGCGGGCAGACATGCCAAGGGCGCGACACCGTCACCGATGCGCAACGCCTACACCGACGAGGCCATCACCGCGCGCTACCACACCAAGGTGGTGTCGATGGTCGCCATCGAGCGGGCCGAGAGCCTGGCCCTCGACGGCGGCGAACGTCGCCGCAACATCGACATGGAGTTCACCCGATGA
- a CDS encoding diol dehydratase small subunit — MTALSHSGRSIDDVTVEAACNGELVLDDIRISRDTLLRQAENAEHSGSLQLGLNLRRAAEMTALTAEDMLASYEALRPGRSSFEELEELAARLAAQDAPTCAALVREAAVVYRRRGLLR, encoded by the coding sequence ATGACCGCACTTTCGCACTCCGGGCGCAGCATCGACGATGTCACCGTCGAGGCCGCCTGCAACGGTGAACTCGTCCTCGACGACATCCGGATCAGCCGGGACACCCTGTTGCGCCAGGCCGAGAACGCCGAACACAGCGGATCGCTGCAACTCGGGCTCAACCTGCGTCGGGCCGCGGAGATGACCGCGCTCACCGCCGAGGACATGCTGGCCTCCTATGAGGCGCTGCGCCCGGGGCGGTCGTCGTTCGAGGAACTCGAGGAGCTGGCGGCCCGGTTGGCCGCCCAGGATGCCCCGACGTGCGCCGCGCTGGTGCGCGAGGCTGCCGTCGTCTACCGGCGGCGCGGCCTGTTGCGATGA
- a CDS encoding diol dehydratase reactivase ATPase-like domain-containing protein has translation MTVWAGVDIGNATTEVVLCRDRDVVASGRTPTRGGKGSPRAIQGAAQLIRRLADKHGLTVERAAFAPTPPVHSTVERVRLQARRTGRLAIVLRSAATTAGDAAGVGVPVPVDRLASVDSGESVIACAAAEFGYAEVAALVNDAVAAGCDIAAVLTANDEAVLISNRLNKALPVVDDVDVQQVLASTLVAVEVREGMSPLQRLTDPFWLADAFALGDDERADARTVADQLFDSVCAVVTLDAQADADEPLSEPELPDGLVHIVQLADIAAAANVRRGAVAVDSLVMATMGGDDVSPADADALAAALGVPVTRIDSEAAAARAGALTTPGLPADVVVVDVGGGTVDVVAAGDRVVLPGAGQLLTAATAAALDISTSAAEYAKRAEAVTAVTVQLVEDEHGRRRFLDTPIDGRSTGWLLTAAPSGLLPFTAAMAAAEWRSWRLAAKRLVIGGNVTRGVQDVGADATAVLLVGGGAGDDELVRALAERLGHDVSVGRGNVAGELGHRFAVAYGLVVLAMAGTAQAGEAAAG, from the coding sequence ATGACGGTGTGGGCCGGTGTCGACATCGGCAACGCCACCACCGAGGTGGTGCTGTGTCGTGATCGCGACGTGGTGGCCAGTGGGCGGACGCCGACCCGCGGCGGGAAGGGTTCTCCGCGGGCGATTCAGGGTGCGGCGCAACTGATCCGGCGACTGGCCGACAAGCACGGGCTGACCGTCGAACGGGCCGCGTTCGCGCCGACACCGCCGGTGCATTCGACCGTGGAACGGGTTCGACTGCAGGCCCGGCGCACGGGCCGGCTGGCCATCGTGTTGCGGTCGGCGGCCACCACCGCCGGTGACGCCGCGGGCGTGGGTGTGCCGGTCCCGGTCGATCGGCTGGCCTCGGTGGATTCGGGTGAATCTGTCATTGCCTGTGCCGCAGCAGAATTCGGGTATGCCGAGGTGGCTGCCCTGGTGAATGACGCAGTGGCTGCGGGCTGCGATATCGCCGCGGTGCTGACGGCCAACGACGAGGCCGTGCTGATCTCCAACCGGCTGAACAAGGCACTTCCGGTGGTCGATGACGTCGACGTGCAGCAGGTGCTCGCATCGACGCTGGTCGCGGTCGAGGTGCGGGAGGGCATGTCCCCGCTGCAGCGCCTCACCGACCCGTTCTGGCTGGCCGATGCCTTCGCCCTCGGCGATGACGAGCGCGCCGATGCCCGCACCGTGGCCGACCAGCTGTTCGACAGCGTATGCGCGGTGGTCACGCTGGATGCCCAGGCCGATGCCGACGAGCCCCTCTCCGAGCCGGAGCTGCCCGACGGGCTGGTGCACATCGTGCAACTGGCCGATATCGCCGCAGCGGCCAATGTCCGCCGCGGCGCGGTCGCCGTCGACAGCCTGGTGATGGCGACGATGGGCGGCGACGATGTCTCGCCTGCCGATGCCGACGCGCTGGCCGCCGCGCTGGGGGTGCCGGTCACCCGGATCGACTCCGAGGCCGCCGCCGCGCGGGCGGGTGCGCTGACCACGCCGGGACTGCCTGCCGATGTGGTGGTCGTCGACGTCGGTGGCGGCACCGTCGATGTGGTGGCCGCCGGTGACCGGGTGGTGCTGCCGGGGGCCGGGCAATTGTTGACCGCGGCGACCGCCGCCGCGCTGGACATCTCGACGAGCGCGGCCGAGTACGCCAAGCGCGCCGAGGCGGTGACCGCGGTGACGGTGCAGCTCGTCGAGGACGAGCACGGACGCCGCCGGTTCCTGGACACCCCGATCGACGGACGCTCCACCGGATGGCTGTTGACGGCGGCACCCAGCGGGTTGCTGCCCTTCACCGCGGCGATGGCGGCCGCGGAGTGGCGCAGCTGGCGGTTGGCGGCCAAGCGGCTGGTCATCGGGGGAAATGTCACGCGCGGCGTACAGGACGTCGGGGCAGACGCGACAGCGGTGCTGCTGGTCGGCGGCGGAGCCGGTGATGACGAGCTGGTCCGGGCGCTGGCCGAACGGCTCGGCCACGATGTCTCGGTGGGCCGCGGGAACGTCGCGGGTGAGCTGGGGCACCGATTCGCGGTGGCGTACGGGCTCGTCGTCCTCGCGATGGCCGGGACCGCGCAAGCTGGAGAGGCCGCTGCGGGGTAG
- the groES gene encoding co-chaperone GroES translates to MVAVNIKPLEDKILVQANEAETTTASGLVIPDTAKEKPQEGTVVAVGPGRWDEDGEKRIPLDVSEGDTVIYSKYGGTEIKYGGEEYLILSARDVLAVVNK, encoded by the coding sequence ATCGTGGCAGTCAACATCAAGCCACTCGAGGACAAGATCCTCGTTCAGGCCAACGAGGCCGAGACCACGACCGCTTCCGGTCTGGTCATCCCGGACACCGCCAAGGAAAAGCCGCAGGAAGGCACCGTCGTCGCAGTTGGCCCCGGCCGCTGGGATGAGGACGGCGAGAAGCGGATCCCCCTGGACGTTTCCGAGGGTGACACCGTCATCTACAGCAAGTACGGCGGCACCGAGATCAAGTACGGCGGCGAGGAGTACCTGATCCTCTCCGCGCGTGACGTCCTGGCTGTCGTCAACAAGTAA
- the groL gene encoding chaperonin GroEL (60 kDa chaperone family; promotes refolding of misfolded polypeptides especially under stressful conditions; forms two stacked rings of heptamers to form a barrel-shaped 14mer; ends can be capped by GroES; misfolded proteins enter the barrel where they are refolded when GroES binds) has translation MSKQIEFNETARRALEAGVDKLADAVRVTLGPRGRHVVLAKAFGGPVVTNDGVTIAREIDLEDPFENLGAQLVKSVATKTNDVAGDGTTTATVLAQAIVKAGLRNVAAGANPIALGAGIGKAADAVSEALLAAATPVSDKTAIAQVATVSSRDELVGDLVGEAMTTVGADGVVTVEESSTLETLLEVTEGVGFDKGFISAYFITDFDAQEAVLEDALVLLHRDKISSLPDLLPLLEKVAEAGKPLLIIAEDVEGEALSTLVVNSIRKTLKAVAVKAPFFGDRRKAFLEDLAVVTSAQVVNPDVGLTLREAGLDVLGSARRVVVTKDSTVIVDGAGTQDAIEGRKAQLRSEIEATDSDWDREKLEERLAKLSGGVAVIKVGAATETDLKKRKEAVEDAVSAAKAAVEEGIVTGGGSALVQARKALDGLRGSLTGDELLGLEVFSSALSAPLYWIATNAGLDGSVVVNKVSELPVGQGFNAASLTYGDLLAEGIVDPVKVTRSAVLNAASVGRMVLTTETAVVEKPAEEEDHAGHGHHGHSH, from the coding sequence ATGAGCAAGCAGATTGAATTCAACGAAACTGCGCGCCGCGCCCTGGAGGCCGGCGTGGACAAGCTCGCCGATGCCGTCCGCGTCACCCTCGGCCCGCGCGGCCGGCACGTGGTGCTGGCCAAGGCGTTCGGCGGACCGGTCGTGACCAACGACGGTGTCACCATCGCCCGCGAGATCGACCTGGAGGACCCGTTCGAGAACCTGGGTGCCCAGCTGGTCAAGTCGGTGGCCACCAAGACCAACGACGTCGCCGGTGACGGCACCACCACCGCGACCGTGCTCGCCCAGGCCATCGTCAAGGCCGGCCTGCGCAACGTCGCCGCCGGTGCCAACCCCATCGCGCTCGGCGCCGGGATCGGTAAGGCCGCCGACGCGGTGTCCGAGGCTCTGCTGGCCGCGGCGACGCCGGTCAGCGACAAGACCGCGATCGCCCAGGTCGCCACCGTGTCCTCGCGCGACGAGCTGGTCGGTGACCTGGTCGGCGAGGCCATGACGACCGTCGGTGCCGATGGTGTGGTCACCGTCGAGGAGTCCTCCACCCTGGAGACGCTGCTCGAGGTCACCGAGGGTGTCGGGTTCGACAAGGGCTTCATCTCGGCCTACTTCATCACCGACTTCGACGCACAGGAAGCGGTGCTCGAGGACGCGCTGGTGCTGCTGCACCGCGACAAGATCAGCTCGCTGCCCGATCTGCTGCCGCTGCTGGAGAAGGTGGCCGAGGCCGGCAAGCCGCTGCTGATCATCGCCGAGGATGTCGAGGGGGAGGCGCTGTCGACGCTGGTCGTCAACTCCATCCGCAAGACGCTCAAGGCCGTCGCCGTGAAGGCGCCGTTCTTCGGTGATCGCCGCAAGGCGTTCCTGGAGGATCTGGCCGTCGTCACCTCCGCGCAGGTGGTCAACCCCGATGTGGGTCTGACGCTGCGCGAGGCCGGCCTGGACGTGCTGGGTTCGGCCCGTCGCGTCGTGGTGACCAAGGACAGCACCGTGATCGTCGACGGTGCAGGCACCCAGGACGCCATCGAGGGCCGCAAGGCCCAGCTGCGCAGCGAGATCGAGGCCACCGATTCGGACTGGGATCGCGAGAAGCTCGAAGAGCGCCTCGCCAAGCTGTCCGGCGGCGTCGCGGTCATCAAGGTCGGTGCGGCCACCGAGACCGACCTGAAGAAGCGCAAGGAAGCCGTCGAGGACGCAGTGTCGGCGGCCAAGGCCGCCGTCGAAGAGGGCATTGTCACCGGTGGTGGCAGCGCGTTGGTGCAGGCACGTAAGGCACTGGACGGCCTGCGCGGCTCGCTGACCGGTGACGAGTTGCTCGGCCTGGAGGTCTTCTCCTCCGCGTTGTCGGCCCCGCTGTACTGGATCGCCACCAACGCCGGGCTCGACGGCTCGGTCGTGGTGAACAAGGTCAGCGAACTGCCCGTCGGGCAGGGCTTCAACGCCGCGTCGCTGACCTACGGTGATCTGCTCGCCGAGGGCATCGTCGACCCGGTCAAGGTGACCCGCTCCGCGGTGCTCAACGCGGCGTCGGTCGGCCGGATGGTGCTGACCACCGAGACCGCGGTCGTCGAGAAGCCGGCCGAGGAAGAGGATCACGCCGGACACGGACATCACGGCCACTCGCACTAG
- a CDS encoding nuclear transport factor 2 family protein, with protein MNVLAKTTVLVAILFSMLASTGSAHAEPPDAEQRIRDAFARGVGGPESFYALLAEDVHWTVARAQNPSVYTSRQEFLDRGARPVLDRLTGPIQASVHDLVTDGDRVVALWRGTATAVDGKPYVNEYAWSMTMRGGEIARVVAYLDLVALDDLIRRVAV; from the coding sequence ATGAACGTTCTCGCCAAAACGACTGTGCTGGTGGCGATCCTGTTCTCCATGTTGGCGAGCACGGGTTCGGCACATGCCGAACCACCGGATGCCGAACAGCGGATCCGCGACGCGTTCGCGCGCGGTGTCGGCGGGCCGGAGAGTTTCTACGCGCTGCTGGCCGAGGATGTGCACTGGACCGTTGCCAGGGCGCAGAACCCGTCGGTCTACACCTCGCGGCAGGAGTTCCTCGACCGCGGCGCCCGACCCGTTCTGGACCGGCTCACCGGTCCCATCCAGGCGTCCGTGCACGATCTGGTGACCGACGGCGATCGCGTGGTGGCGTTGTGGCGCGGTACCGCCACCGCGGTGGACGGAAAGCCCTATGTCAACGAGTACGCCTGGTCGATGACGATGCGTGGCGGAGAGATCGCCCGGGTGGTGGCCTATCTGGACCTGGTGGCGCTCGACGACCTGATCCGACGGGTGGCGGTGTAA
- a CDS encoding VOC family protein has translation MSVPIAQIRFARPTDRLAEVEQFYAEHLGLPVLYRFENHTGYDGVMVGLPGTDQHLEFTAHVDGSPCPAPTTDNLLVLYFHSEVEMYDIVERLGVNGHETVEPENPYWTGVGALTFADPDGWRVVLVPRPVF, from the coding sequence ATGTCCGTGCCCATCGCTCAGATTCGATTCGCCCGTCCCACCGACCGACTCGCCGAGGTCGAGCAGTTCTATGCCGAACATCTCGGTCTGCCCGTGCTGTATCGGTTCGAGAATCACACCGGCTACGACGGCGTCATGGTGGGTCTACCGGGAACCGATCAGCATCTCGAGTTCACCGCGCATGTCGATGGAAGCCCTTGTCCGGCACCGACAACGGACAACCTGCTGGTGCTGTACTTCCATTCCGAGGTGGAGATGTACGACATCGTGGAACGGTTGGGCGTCAACGGTCATGAAACCGTGGAGCCGGAGAACCCGTATTGGACAGGTGTGGGGGCACTGACCTTCGCCGACCCGGACGGGTGGCGGGTGGTCCTGGTGCCGCGGCCGGTCTTCTGA
- a CDS encoding WhiB family transcriptional regulator, with translation MPQPQQLPGPNADIWDWQMKGHCRGVDSSMFFHPDGERGRARAQREMRAKELCRTCPVITQCRTHALAVGEPYGIWGGLSESERELLLKRGMRRSA, from the coding sequence ATGCCACAGCCGCAGCAACTGCCCGGACCCAACGCCGACATCTGGGATTGGCAGATGAAGGGCCACTGCCGAGGCGTCGATTCCTCGATGTTCTTCCATCCCGACGGCGAACGCGGCCGAGCCCGCGCGCAGCGTGAGATGCGGGCCAAGGAACTGTGCCGGACATGCCCGGTGATCACACAGTGCCGCACCCACGCACTGGCCGTCGGCGAGCCCTATGGCATCTGGGGCGGTCTGTCCGAGTCCGAGCGGGAGCTTCTGCTCAAGCGCGGGATGCGCCGGTCGGCCTGA
- a CDS encoding sigma-70 family RNA polymerase sigma factor, with translation MTISGERLDEVVADAVAGDRDALRVVLETIRPIIVRYCRARIGSAERSGLSADDIAQEVCLAAITALPRYRDQGRPFLAFVYGIAAHKLADAHRASARNRAEPTDNVPERLSGEAGPEQLALDADASARMEKLLAILPEKQREILILRVVVGMSAEETAEAVGSTPGAVRVAQHRALAKLKTQIAGGGEEYA, from the coding sequence ATGACCATTTCGGGAGAACGTCTCGATGAAGTCGTCGCTGATGCTGTGGCGGGGGACAGGGACGCTCTCAGGGTGGTCTTGGAGACCATCCGCCCGATCATCGTCCGGTACTGCCGGGCCCGGATCGGGTCCGCTGAACGAAGTGGTCTGTCCGCAGACGACATTGCGCAGGAGGTGTGCTTGGCCGCCATCACGGCGTTGCCGCGTTACAGAGATCAGGGACGACCGTTCCTGGCCTTTGTGTACGGCATTGCTGCGCACAAGCTCGCCGACGCGCACCGGGCGTCGGCACGCAATCGCGCCGAGCCGACCGACAACGTGCCGGAGCGACTCTCCGGTGAGGCCGGGCCCGAACAGCTCGCACTCGATGCCGACGCATCGGCTCGGATGGAGAAGCTGTTGGCCATCCTGCCCGAGAAACAGCGCGAGATCCTGATCCTGCGTGTGGTGGTCGGGATGAGCGCGGAGGAGACTGCCGAGGCGGTCGGGTCCACACCCGGTGCGGTGCGGGTCGCCCAGCACCGCGCACTGGCCAAACTCAAGACACAGATTGCGGGAGGAGGGGAAGAATATGCCTGA
- a CDS encoding anti-sigma-D factor RsdA, which produces MPDFGRWTANGGDPSLNDINRADRFLDALAGEQPVYSTDRGDAELAALLSGWRDEVRHVPMDHVVSPSQATAALVDATNRPTTRNRFGLAVVGSAAAAVLCLGGFGTAVFAAGPGDGLYGIRTMIFGEERATRDDAVVLAAQTELAQVQQLVDNGQWDQAQEKLAALSSTVQSVGPVEQKQDLIQQWNALTYKVVEQNPAATLPPPGEPMPVLPPSPLTLLPVPVIEESRTATTTPGPEVPATTTTTETTGPTTGPTTETSPSGTSSTETSPATTSPSEGSTSEPATSAPDAATTSPAPSSAPTTTAPATSSTTSAPAATTTTAPSAATTTTTVAPTTSTRTTVTTTSTTVAPPATSAAPEPQQEAPAQAPATTEPAVTTELEQSTSTVVTTTTTVPVGEGG; this is translated from the coding sequence ATGCCTGATTTCGGTCGCTGGACCGCCAACGGCGGTGACCCCTCACTCAACGACATCAACCGCGCCGATCGGTTCCTGGACGCGCTCGCGGGCGAACAACCCGTGTACTCCACCGACCGCGGCGACGCCGAACTGGCCGCCCTGCTGTCCGGCTGGCGCGACGAGGTCCGGCACGTCCCGATGGACCATGTCGTCTCGCCCTCGCAGGCCACTGCCGCACTGGTCGACGCCACCAACCGCCCGACGACCCGAAACCGCTTCGGGCTGGCCGTCGTCGGATCCGCGGCCGCCGCCGTGCTCTGTCTCGGCGGGTTCGGCACCGCGGTGTTCGCCGCAGGCCCCGGCGACGGGCTGTACGGCATCCGCACCATGATCTTCGGCGAAGAGCGCGCCACCCGCGACGATGCCGTGGTGCTGGCCGCCCAGACCGAGCTGGCGCAAGTGCAGCAGCTCGTCGACAACGGCCAGTGGGACCAGGCCCAGGAGAAGCTCGCCGCGCTGTCGTCGACGGTGCAGAGTGTGGGCCCGGTCGAACAGAAGCAGGATCTGATCCAGCAGTGGAATGCGTTGACCTACAAGGTCGTCGAGCAGAATCCGGCCGCGACGCTGCCGCCCCCCGGTGAGCCGATGCCGGTCCTGCCACCGTCCCCGCTGACCCTGCTTCCGGTGCCGGTGATCGAGGAGAGCCGCACCGCTACCACCACGCCGGGTCCCGAGGTGCCAGCCACGACGACAACCACTGAGACCACCGGGCCGACCACCGGGCCGACCACCGAGACCAGCCCGTCCGGCACCAGCTCCACCGAGACGAGCCCGGCCACCACGAGTCCGTCCGAGGGGAGCACGTCCGAGCCCGCGACCAGCGCGCCGGACGCCGCCACCACGTCGCCGGCACCGTCGAGTGCGCCGACCACCACCGCGCCGGCCACGTCCTCGACGACGTCCGCGCCTGCTGCGACGACGACCACTGCACCGTCGGCGGCTACCACGACGACCACGGTGGCACCGACCACAAGCACCAGGACGACGGTCACCACCACCAGCACCACGGTGGCACCGCCGGCGACGAGCGCCGCACCGGAGCCACAGCAGGAAGCGCCCGCTCAGGCGCCGGCGACCACGGAACCGGCGGTTACCACGGAACTCGAGCAGTCAACCTCGACGGTCGTGACGACCACCACAACTGTGCCGGTCGGCGAGGGCGGATAA
- a CDS encoding DUF5319 domain-containing protein, which translates to MRDDLPPGLPPDPFADDPSDPSAALDAIEPGLPLDPQERSAVEADLADLAVYEALLAHKGIRGLVVCCDDCQQDHYHDWDMLRANLLQLLVDGTVRPHEPAYDPEPDAYVTWDYCRGYADASLNEATTEHDGFR; encoded by the coding sequence GTGCGTGATGACCTCCCGCCGGGCCTGCCACCTGACCCGTTCGCCGATGACCCGTCCGATCCTTCGGCGGCTCTTGATGCGATCGAGCCCGGTCTCCCACTCGACCCGCAGGAGCGCAGCGCCGTAGAAGCCGATCTGGCCGATCTTGCGGTATATGAAGCGCTGTTGGCGCACAAGGGCATTCGCGGTCTGGTCGTCTGCTGCGACGATTGCCAGCAGGATCACTATCACGACTGGGACATGCTGCGGGCCAACCTGCTGCAGCTGCTGGTCGACGGCACCGTCCGCCCGCACGAGCCTGCCTATGATCCCGAGCCCGACGCCTACGTCACCTGGGATTACTGCCGCGGCTACGCCGACGCTTCGCTGAACGAGGCGACGACGGAGCACGACGGCTTCCGCTGA